TCGACGGTTGCCCCGCCGGCATTGAGGCGGATACGGCCTTCATTCAAAGCGAACTCAACCGCCGTCGGCCGGGACAGTCCGCACTGACTACCTCACGCAACGAACCCGACACGGTCGAGTTCCTTTCCGGGCTTTACGAGGGCCGAACGACCGGTACACCCATCGCCTTCCTCGTCCGCAACCGCGATCAGCATTCGAAAGACTACGACGCCATGCGCAACCTCTATCGCCCGTCGCACGCTGACTATACCTACCAGATGAAGTACGGCATCCGCGATCCGCGCGGCGGTGGACGCAGCTCGGCACGCACCACCATAGCGCAATGCGTCGGCGGTGCCGTGGCTAAGCTCGCCCTGCAACCCGAGGGCATCACCGTCCGCGCCTATACCTCGCAGGTGGGGCGTATCCGCCTCGACGGCACGTATCGCGATTATGACCTCACGCTCACCGAGACGAACGCCGTGCGGTGTCCCGACGCACGCAAGGCGGCCGAGATGGAGGCACTGATCCGTCGCGTCAAGGAGCAGGGCGACACGGTGGGCGGCGTCATCACGGGCGTCATCACGGGCGTGCCCGTTGGACTCGGCGAGCCTGTCTTTGGCAAGTTGCACGCCGCGCTCGGGGCCGCTATGCTCGGCATCAACGCCGTGAAGGGCTTCGACTACGGCGACGGCTTCGACGCCCCCCTCTACCTCGGTTCGGAACACAACGACACCTTCTGCAACGACCACGGCCGTATCGCCACCCGTACGAATTACTCGGGCGGCATACAGGGCGGCATCTCCAACGGCGAAGACATCTATTTCCGTGTTGCCTTCAAGGCTGTGGCCACCCTGCTGCGCGAGCAACAGACGGTCGATCGTGACGGACGCGAGACCATTATAAACGCGAAAGGACGCCACGATCCGTGCGTCCTTCCCCGTGCCGTGCCGCTCGTCGAGGCGATGGCGGCAATGACTATGCTGGATTATTTATTGCTCATGAAGAGCCGTTGACCGGCCGGCGGCGTATCGATAGCCTTACCGTTCAGCGGGCGGTTCGGGTTATCGATGGGCAGCTCGCGGAGTGCAGGCTGTATGCGGTGTGAGCGCGCTTTAGCCACCTGCTTGCCCGTGATCAGCTCCAGCGCCTTACCCAGCAGCGGGTCACGCTCGTCGCCGAAGGGATAGAGCTCCAGCAGGTATTCCTTCACGACATACTTCGGTGCGAAGCCGCGCGGAAACTCGTCATTACGCTTGTTGGAGAACTTGTAGATCATCACGTACATGCCCCAGTTCTTGATCTCTTGGTAATACGAGGCGTCCTTGTCCCACCAGAGATGTTTCGGCATGAGTACGATGCCGCCGCAGAATTTGCCATGCGTCGTGTCGCCGATCTGCACCACATCCATGTAAGGCGTGAGCCCCGTGAGGGTCAGCTCCGAAGCCGAGGCTGTGCCCTTGCCCGTAAGGATATAGAGCCGGTTGAGGTTCATGTTGATGCCCAAGGTGTCGACGAACGTCTCATACAGCTCGTCGTTCCGACCCTTGCTTTTCCAGTAGCTCATA
The sequence above is drawn from the Tannerella serpentiformis genome and encodes:
- the aroC gene encoding chorismate synthase, which codes for MNTFGNNYRLTTFGESHGTAIGGIIDGCPAGIEADTAFIQSELNRRRPGQSALTTSRNEPDTVEFLSGLYEGRTTGTPIAFLVRNRDQHSKDYDAMRNLYRPSHADYTYQMKYGIRDPRGGGRSSARTTIAQCVGGAVAKLALQPEGITVRAYTSQVGRIRLDGTYRDYDLTLTETNAVRCPDARKAAEMEALIRRVKEQGDTVGGVITGVITGVPVGLGEPVFGKLHAALGAAMLGINAVKGFDYGDGFDAPLYLGSEHNDTFCNDHGRIATRTNYSGGIQGGISNGEDIYFRVAFKAVATLLREQQTVDRDGRETIINAKGRHDPCVLPRAVPLVEAMAAMTMLDYLLLMKSR